CCCTGATACACACATCTCATCTGCTCCTGAATATACTACAAAATCCTGTCCTATATGCTCCTTTATCCTTTGCATCTCATAGTGATTCATAGACGTATATTTAATACCCTTTACATTTTCTATACCCGATAACTTCTTAATGGCGTCTATACCCATATTCACTCCAGTAGTAGCAGGAATGCTATAAATTATCATGGGCAATGGTGTGCTTTGTGCCACATCTTCATAATAACCATATAGCTCTTCAAAGGAAAACTTATAATAAAAGGGTGGTATGGATGAAATAGCATCTGCTCCCGCCTCATAGGCATGTTTTGCCAATTCAATAGCATGTTTTGTATCAATAGTACCTACATGTACTATTATGGGCACCTTACCACCTACTTCATCTATAACAGTCTCCACAACTGCCTTGCGCTCTGAAGTATCCATCATAATACCCTGGCCTGTACTTCCAGTGAGATAAAATCCATCTACTCCTTGGCTTAATAAATAGTTGACAAGACCTTTTAATTTCTCAAAATCAACATTCTCATCACAGTCAAAAGGTGTAATAAGGGCAGGTATAACGCCTTTTATATCCTTTAGATTAAAAATAGACATATTATATTCCTTCTTTCCTATGTAATAGTATTAAACAAGAAAAGCTATATACAGTTGTCTTTGCAATATTCATAACAAAATATATTAGATAGAACTTAGATATCCTTTACCAATATACAAGTGTCTACGAATAATTTTTTCGGCTTGATCAGCATCTTTGATTTGAAGATTTTTTACTAATTCCTCATGTTTATCTATTTCTGATTCTTTATGTAAGGGCACAAATCTATTGATAGCATAGAAAAGATTTAGCTTCATAACTTTATCAAATTCATCAATTAAAACGGCGCAATCTGTTAATGCTATTAGTGCACGATGAAATGCAATTTCTGTTTCCCAATTTTGTCTTGAACCTAATAGTGCATGATCTGCTTTTTGCGCTAATTGTATCAACTTTTCTTCGTTTATTTTTACTGCGTTTCCACAATACATACGAGCTGCCTGACATTCTAAAGCCTCACGTATTACTAATCTTCCAATAATGTCATCAGATCTAATAAGACGTACTTGCGTTCCTTTGCGCGGAATACTTTCTAGAAAACCTTCTGCCTCCAATTGAAGAATTGCCTCCAAAACAGGCGCTACACTTACTCCCAATTCTTTGGCAATATCGCGTCGATTCAATATTTCTCCAGGAGTTAATTCATTTTCCATTAATCTGCGCAAAAGCTCGTCATATACTGTT
This genomic interval from Xylanivirga thermophila contains the following:
- a CDS encoding N-acetylneuraminate lyase, giving the protein MSIFNLKDIKGVIPALITPFDCDENVDFEKLKGLVNYLLSQGVDGFYLTGSTGQGIMMDTSERKAVVETVIDEVGGKVPIIVHVGTIDTKHAIELAKHAYEAGADAISSIPPFYYKFSFEELYGYYEDVAQSTPLPMIIYSIPATTGVNMGIDAIKKLSGIENVKGIKYTSMNHYEMQRIKEHIGQDFVVYSGADEMCVSGLMMGADGIIGSFYNLDPEIYIAIYNDIKTGEYQKANEKLKIANDVIEVCLKYGCYPSIRAGLRWMGIDCGIDRKPFKQLDDNELKSLRKELKRIKDIKGTSGIRLLEFV
- a CDS encoding GntR family transcriptional regulator, whose translation is MQSLSQTVYDELLRRLMENELTPGEILNRRDIAKELGVSVAPVLEAILQLEAEGFLESIPRKGTQVRLIRSDDIIGRLVIREALECQAARMYCGNAVKINEEKLIQLAQKADHALLGSRQNWETEIAFHRALIALTDCAVLIDEFDKVMKLNLFYAINRFVPLHKESEIDKHEELVKNLQIKDADQAEKIIRRHLYIGKGYLSSI